The Serpentinimonas maccroryi genome has a segment encoding these proteins:
- the flgM gene encoding flagellar biosynthesis anti-sigma factor FlgM, whose product MNVNHLTDKPAAVSPSTRMLDRAAVPAQAVGSTGSATAASVEVRLSAVTQTMTNNVARSGADVFNAEKVQAMRSAIQNGSFSVNAEAIADQVLVQAREMLGVAASAPRSETGSAPMR is encoded by the coding sequence ATGAACGTCAATCACCTCACCGACAAGCCTGCTGCAGTTAGTCCGTCCACGCGAATGTTGGATCGGGCAGCCGTGCCCGCTCAGGCGGTTGGCAGCACCGGGTCCGCAACCGCGGCCAGTGTCGAGGTGCGGCTTTCGGCCGTGACCCAGACCATGACCAATAACGTGGCGCGCTCCGGCGCCGACGTTTTCAACGCCGAAAAGGTGCAGGCCATGCGCAGCGCAATCCAAAACGGTTCGTTTTCGGTCAACGCCGAAGCCATCGCCGATCAGGTGCTGGTTCAGGCGCGTGAAATGCTCGGCGTGGCGGCCTCTGCACCCCGCTCTGAAACCGGCTCTGCCCCCATGCGATGA